From Punica granatum isolate Tunisia-2019 chromosome 1, ASM765513v2, whole genome shotgun sequence:
tttctgCTCATCCCTGTTATTAGTATGGACTTGACTAAGCATGATAACAATGTTTGGTTTCTTCTGCAGGTTCCTATGTCACTCATGAGACGAACCACTTTGTTTACTTCTATTTGGACCAGAAAGCGATATTATTGTTCAAATCGGGTTGAAAGTCAATGTTAGTGGTGATTTTGCCTTGTTGTGGTAAAAAAATGTGACGACGATCATGGACATTGGAAAATATGTGGCTCACCTTTATCTGTATGTAatactataaatatataaaacctGTTCACGACGGAATGCCTTTTGAATTGGAATATGATATTCCAGCACGAAACTTGTACATCTTCTGATCATATTCAAATATTTGGTCTTATATTGAGTATCAGTTCATATATTTGGTTTGAACATACTGCCTTTCTATATGATAGTACTAACCTCTAGTCATTGATCAGAGCAATTCTTGCTCCCAATAATCAAAACCGATGGTTATGCCGGCCCCATATTGATTACTGTGAGATGCATTCTACTTTGAGAGTCCTGATTGGTCAGGATCAACGAACATTTTTACACCCTGTCTTGGCGTTAGTCTGCGGTATTGACTTAGCATGGGCTTGAGTTTTTGGAAAACCCGTGGTTCTCCACATTGTCTAACTTAGGCAATCCCAACCAGCTTGCCTAGGCTTGAATATTGCCTCGTCTAGCAAAAAATTGCTTTCTAATTTGGCCCTCTTACTTTTCTGGCTGAGACAATATGCCTCCCATGGCCTTTGTCCTTGTTCTCATGCATTCCAATCACCGTTAACAAATCGGTTCACGTAGAGACGTGATGCCCAAACAAGGCGGAAATTTCCAGCTTGGCGGAGTGATAGAGATCGTACCTTGTCACAGCCGGGTGAATCTCATGCAACCAGAGCCGGGTGAATCTCATGCAACCAGAAAGAGTTCGAGGCTGAGAATGACCTTCCTAAGCATTACCTTAGCTTTATGAGGCCAAGGTTGGAGTCTATGTGGCAAAAAGCTCCTCATGCTTGGTTCAAATGCAGGCAGGATGGTCGATGATGGAGGGTGAGGGTACTTTCGTAGTCATATGAAAAGATCAGGGGTGTTTCTGAAACTAACTAATTATTGCTTCAGTCGGGTTTTGAAGAGATGTCAGATGTCTCATCTCCATGGTTAAGGGAGCTGGggtaataatatatgtattactAGGTATTTTGCTTGCGCTGTAGGTCTAAAAATTGCAtaagataatttaaaaatttgcgAATAACATTAAGTAATGGAGACCATAAtgtattttaagaaaataaaaaatattctcattttataaatttatgaaaattaaactaACAATGAAATCAATTTGCATAATTGGATCGTCTTATATGAGAGAAAAAGTATTACTTATAACACAAAATGTAAGTGTATAAGTATAATACATAAAGAGATACAATATAGAAGATGAAAGTTTATGGATAGAAATAAATAGTAAGGATTGAATGGAGatataattgatatatttataaagaaaaataaaatataggatacgtgtataattttttagaaaaggatAATACATAGAGAGGATACATCTAGTGTCAAATCCTAATattcgggaaaaaaaattagaaaaagctCGTATATGATAGAGACGCAAAACATGATATTATATTTACTTGGGAACGCTAAAATTTTGCTTTGATATGTGacaatatttatatacatatagtaattgcaaaataataataataataaagtgaGAGAAAAACTTCAGCACATGGAcaaatttagacataaatcaGAGAAAAAAGCTATTTTTCGATATAATCCCATTTTGATCTTGAAGTATCAATTGTTTATTGAACCCTATGAATTGCATGAAAGTAGGATACTCCAACTTCAGGGATCAAAGAGTTTTATAAAATGTGGAAAAAAAACCAATAAAACACTCAAGAGCAGAAAAAGGCTCCTTACTTACAAcctaaaattttacaaaaagaaTATCGCAAATATCCTAATATGTATACATAGCATTTtcaatacaattttttttaggatgaaatttgggaaaaaatatttttataaaaacatTGATCCGACCATATTATTTGCCTCGATGGATTAACTAATATTATCTGAAACCTTGTTCGAATCGAATTTAAAAGAATTAGAAAAAGGGGGAATTTaagaaaattgtaaaaatttaaaaagaaaataaaattgaattttacaAAAATTGATGAGTGCGGAAAAATGCCCTGCTCGCCCTCTAGTCACAATATGGGACAAGAATTTtagtttatataaaaatatgcgCTTCACCTGACAGATAATCGATTTTCGAAAGAAATCGTCTTTAATCGTAAAAGACATAATATGAGTAAGTCCATTTATATCGTGTCTCGTCCTGTCGATCGAAGAACAAATTCgaacaaaacaaaagataCATTATCTCGAAAGAAAGACAATGTGAGCTGTTGATTCTgctgaaatttaaaaagagagagaaataatGATTGTTTTGGTTTGGAGTAGTAcaaggaaaaaattaataaaatgaggTTAAACGAGGGAGGGTAAAAAGGACAAGATGATTGCACAAACAAAATGCTTGGATTTATCATTAGTCGGTGGGATGTCTGTCCAATtagatttggtccttcaaaTTCCCAATTTCCAACAAGATTGTTAAGGAATCTCATCGAATCTACAGAggagaattttaaaaaagaatctcAGTTCGTGAGCTTCCAACATACGAGGTAACCATTGTATCTATATTACAGTGGGCATCTTTCATGTTACATAAGAGTTTGTTATTGACACGAAAATAGCGTATATAGGTAGTTTTTGTATTTATGTACTTTTCGACCCATTTTCCCCTTGTTTTCTGCGATCACCTCAAATGTATAAGTTATCATTATAAAGATCACATCGACTATATAAACATAACATGAGCAGTCATTATGTGATTAGGGACTATGTGGCGAAGTCGAGTTTGGGTTGAACTATGAAGTTAAAATAATCCTAAACTTGTAGGGAGAAATAACAAGATAAGATTGTATAGGGAGGAAAGTGTCTATCCTGTAATAATGTACGTTCGATATATTCGATTGCTTGAAATggatcataaaaaaattattaaagtttATACGATGCATGATTTAAGGATTGTGCAACATGTTCGCTTGAGCATGAACTTATGTCCCTTAGTAACATAAATTTAGTCATagtgccattttttttttgctgaatagtTATAGTGCCATAACATGAGAAACAGAATGTTATAAATGGATGGAGTCTTTGATTGAATTGCAGAACGACTTCGAACACGGAAAATATGGAGAATTTAGAGCAACAAAAGGTACAAGCTCGGAGTTCTTCGACAATCCGAGGAAAAAAGagtaagaaaaaggaaaaggaaaaggaaaaagggaaaatttgagaaaagaaCATGTGAAGTTTGAATCAATCCAACTTATCTCCATTGATGTAAAACAATTATGTAAATAGGCCGTAGCCTTTACATGAAAAGGAAACTAATTAATCCTAAATCTATGACTaccatatatattacaatGTTCCTATTATACACCGATACAATTGGAACTATCCTTAATAGAAAAACAAATTGACTCTCGACGAGAAAAGATGTCGTCCTAGGAGTGACaaccattcttcttcttcttctttttcttctcagCTTGCTCGTCCAGGGAAATCTGCCTGCACCTGCACTCCACGCTGCAAAACGCCCTGTCCCCTCTTCACTCCCCAAATCATCACCcacaaaacaaattaattagatTAAATAAAAGGATAATTATAGTCATACACATTAACGAATGTGAAATTTCTGAATTATCAGATAagagataattattttaaatttctttgaGAAATTATACTTTGTCTCAGTTATTATCAAACCGTAAATATAGTGTGCCATTTGCTTATTTTCAGTATCTTATAGGAGAAAATGAGACAACTGAATGGGAAGTGGGAACATGTGCACAAACCTGAATTTTGTAGCATATTATAATAAAGggatttttacttaaaatagCCCATAATTTGTccgttttatcaaatctatcatatgtttttttttgtcaaatctatcccatggtttactttttgtatcaaatttatcccggcgttatcttttccgtcgacatctaacggtcgtgctaacgtggcacgtggagagatagtgggccacatttgccacgtaggcgccacgtcagcacggccgttagatgtcgacggaaaagataacgccaggatagatttgatgcaaaaagtaaaccatgaggtagatttgacaaaaaaaagcataggataaatttgacaaaacgagcaaatcatgagccattttaggtaaatacccctatAATAAATCATATCTATACCTAAGGCAACCGTACAGACATTATGCATATCACTATTCCAACGAAACCAGAGATATATGTAATTCATGTGAAGTTTCAATTATTTTCCAACAGATAGAACACGAGTAACAAAGAAATGAGTTATCGGTTAGTATCGTACTCTCTCTACTCGTCAATAATACATTTATCTTCGTTTTCCAGTTATGCTTCTATCAACTGTCAGTCCATCTAAAATAGACAGATCCAGAACATCATGTTTTAATTAATGAGTACTAATATAATTAAGGTTATaaagatttaagaaaaaaggaaattatgttaaataaaataaagaagtaaagaaaaagagaaaagaatcaAACAAGGCACTCACTTGTACATGTAAATGTCGTTGCCGGGCAGGAGCTTGGTCCTGCAGAGGAAACAGCAGTCTAGAAAAGCCGGTTGCGGCGGCTGAACTTGCGAGAACCACTCGAGTTCTCTTCCTGGGGTCGACCTATAAGTACTCGAGGTCGGAGTTGACGGAAGAAGGGTATTCCTCGGAGAAATAGGGTAAGGTGAGGAGAGGACACCGGTGTGGTGAATGACCATAGCCTTGCTGGTGTTGTTGACATGAAGTGGATGTTGTGGACTACTACTAGCAGTCTTGTTGGTAACAAACTCCAAATCATGACCCTTTCGCCCCTCCAAGACTACACTTAAACCCACCATCTCTCACTCACTctcatcctctctctctctctctctctctctctctctctctctctctctctcttctttctgtCTATGGTGCTGTAAATATGTTAAAGAGGAGAACTGAAGAAGAGAGGTTAGTTGACGGATGGAAGGAGGGAGGGCcaaggggaagagagagagatgaggggTGGGGTGGGGTTAAGGAACCTTATATGGAGGCAATTTAGAGAGTTCTCTTGTAATAATGACACATTAGATAAAATTTGCGCAACTGGTTACCTCTGCAGTTCAAAGTAATTCGCGTGCTGATTTGTCCTTCATTTGACGATTGATGATTCTTCCTGGACTTAAAGTTTTGTTGAAAATTATGATGGGTCTAGAAATCTTTAGTGGAAAAGAATTAAACCACTCGGTCAACTTATATTATCAAGGAATGTATGTAATCCGTGCAGCCGGACAGGAGGAAATGATCAAGTTATATAACCATGGTCCATGGACCGTATCCCGTGCAGCTAGACCGGATTCAAAATTTGCAATGCGTGTatcttgaaaatttaaattatgtgTTGTTGCAAAACTTGAAGTCCTTTCAAAGTTCTCTGAAATAATCAAGATTGACTGTGGTGCATGTTCATTAATCAATCACTATGAGTGAAGCTTATATAATCCTTCTGATAACCGTTTCACAAcatcttctttctttattctttttattataaaagaggCCTACAATTTAGTACaagtaaaatagaaaatttaataaaatatatataagtagttatatcatgaaaatcaaatctataatttttaaattaccGAAAAAGAGTGCGTTAAAGGGTTGTACTGCACCTCCTCTCTCTTCCACAACATTTGTAAGTCACACCACATAGAAAAGTTGATTGGATAGTTAAGAGAGGTGGATACGGCTCCTTAGTGAGATCATATTATTTTTGGAGCCGTGAGAGGACCCGATAGTTTCTCCAGGTGATTGATCATACTGGTGGAAGCCTTAGTGAGTGCCACGTCCCACGTACCCTaaattttctctgtttttttctttggttttttGGCTGGCGAATTTCGTGACCTGGCAATTTCCtgcaaatatattttcatcttAAATTATGGTAAAAGTTCTTccaaatgaaattttcatttcactAAAACATAATAATGCACTCTTTCGCATGTCAATTAAGAGATTGTAAGTTCATATCTCGTGATGGAACTACCAGTACTAGTATACTAGATATTAGCACTTTTACTCTACTGTATTATGCTCATGAGTCTTCTTTAtcaccaaagaaaaaaaactccatttcattctttcatttttttttaatgattctATAAGAAATTTGTGCATTTGCACTTTATGGATAGacataaaaaagataatatctttttatataataaatttagacAAAAAGGGGGAAGGTAAGATAACAACCAGTATGGTCCATCTAAAATAAATACTacactcttttttattttactttattataatagtatttcttttgtaattattGGAGATGTCACGAACATAATAGACAGTGCTTGAGAATTTAACCCGCAATTTATTGACTTCGGACGA
This genomic window contains:
- the LOC116209401 gene encoding FCS-Like Zinc finger 15-like, with amino-acid sequence MVGLSVVLEGRKGHDLEFVTNKTASSSPQHPLHVNNTSKAMVIHHTGVLSSPYPISPRNTLLPSTPTSSTYRSTPGRELEWFSQVQPPQPAFLDCCFLCRTKLLPGNDIYMYKGDRAFCSVECRCRQISLDEQAEKKKKKKKNGCHS